From the Helicobacter pylori genome, one window contains:
- the eptA gene encoding phosphoethanolamine--lipid A transferase EptA: MTSLFHLKFLKPLSCLQAGLLYSLIFGVLYHFPLFAYVYKESNQVSFIAMMVIVLFCVNGALFLALGLISASLMRWSAIVFSWLNSVAFYFISAYKVFLNKSMMGNVLNTNTHEVLGFLSVKLFVFIVVFGVLPGYVIYKIPLKNSSKKAPFLAILTLVFIFIASAFMNAKNWLWFDKHAKFIGGLILPFAYSVNAFRVSALKFFAPTIKPLPLFSPNHSHSFVVLVIGESARKRNYALYGYHKPTTPRLSKRLENHELTLFNATSCATYTTASLECILDSSFKNSLGVYENLPTYLTKAGIKVFWYSANDGEKNVKVTSYRKNYELIQKCPNCEAIAPYDESLLYNLPNLLKEHSNENVLLILHLAGSHGPNYDNKVPLNFRAFKPYCSSADLSSCSKESLINAYDNTIFYNDYLLDKIISMLENAKQPALMIYLSDHGESLGEGAYYLHGIPKSIAPKEQYEIPFILYANDLFKEEHSIIQTQTPINQNVIFHSVLGVFEDFKTPSVVYRPSLDLLKHKKE, from the coding sequence TTGACATCATTATTCCATCTGAAGTTTTTAAAGCCCCTAAGTTGTCTGCAAGCCGGTTTGCTCTATAGCCTTATTTTTGGCGTTTTATACCATTTCCCCTTATTCGCTTACGTTTATAAAGAAAGCAACCAGGTTAGTTTTATAGCCATGATGGTTATCGTGCTTTTTTGCGTTAATGGCGCTCTCTTTTTGGCGTTAGGCTTGATCTCTGCTTCTTTGATGCGTTGGAGTGCGATAGTTTTTAGTTGGCTCAATTCTGTCGCTTTCTATTTCATTAGCGCTTATAAGGTGTTTTTAAATAAGAGCATGATGGGCAATGTCTTAAACACCAACACGCATGAAGTTTTAGGCTTTTTGAGCGTTAAATTATTCGTTTTTATCGTTGTTTTTGGGGTGTTGCCTGGCTATGTCATCTATAAAATCCCCCTTAAAAATTCTTCTAAAAAAGCGCCATTCTTAGCGATCTTGACGTTAGTGTTTATCTTTATCGCTAGCGCTTTTATGAACGCTAAAAATTGGCTGTGGTTTGACAAGCATGCGAAATTCATAGGGGGCTTAATCCTGCCCTTCGCTTATAGCGTGAACGCTTTTAGAGTGAGCGCTCTTAAATTTTTCGCCCCCACTATCAAGCCGCTCCCTCTCTTTTCACCCAACCATTCCCATTCGTTTGTGGTGCTAGTCATTGGCGAAAGCGCCAGGAAGCGCAATTACGCCCTTTATGGCTATCACAAACCCACCACCCCAAGATTAAGCAAACGCTTAGAAAATCACGAACTCACCCTTTTTAACGCCACTTCTTGCGCCACTTACACGACAGCGAGTTTGGAATGCATTTTAGATTCTTCTTTTAAAAACAGCTTGGGCGTTTATGAAAACTTGCCCACTTACTTGACTAAAGCGGGTATCAAAGTCTTTTGGTATAGCGCGAATGACGGCGAAAAGAACGTTAAGGTTACCAGCTATCGTAAAAACTACGAATTGATTCAAAAATGCCCCAATTGCGAAGCGATCGCCCCTTATGATGAATCCTTACTCTATAATTTACCCAACCTTTTAAAAGAACACTCTAATGAAAACGTCTTGCTCATCTTACACCTTGCCGGCTCGCATGGCCCCAACTATGACAACAAAGTGCCTTTAAATTTTAGGGCGTTTAAGCCTTATTGCTCAAGCGCTGATCTGTCTTCTTGCTCCAAAGAAAGCCTGATTAACGCCTATGACAACACCATTTTTTACAACGACTATCTGTTAGACAAAATCATTAGCATGCTTGAAAACGCCAAGCAGCCCGCCTTAATGATTTATTTAAGCGATCATGGCGAAAGTTTGGGCGAAGGAGCGTATTATTTGCATGGCATTCCTAAAAGCATCGCCCCTAAAGAGCAATACGAGATCCCCTTTATTCTTTATGCCAACGATCTTTTTAAAGAGGAGCATTCCATTATCCAAACCCAAACCCCCATTAATCAAAATGTGATTTTCCATAGCGTTTTAGGGGTGTTTGAAGATTTTAAAACCCCAAGCGTTGTTTATCGCCCTTCTTTAGATCTGCTTAAACACAAAAAAGAGTAA
- the lpxE gene encoding lipid A 1-phosphatase LpxE: MPKSFSKTLLALSLGLILLGVFIPFPKVPKHQSVPLALHFTEHYARFIPTILSVAIPLIQRDAIGLFQVANASIATTILTHTTKRALNHVTINDQRLGERPYGGNFNMPSGHSSMVGLAVAFLMRRYSFKKYLWLLPLIPLTMLARIYLDMHTIGAVLAGLGTGMLCVGLFTSPKKP; the protein is encoded by the coding sequence CTGCCCAAAAGCTTTTCTAAAACTTTGTTAGCGCTCAGTTTGGGCTTGATTTTATTGGGTGTTTTTATCCCTTTCCCTAAAGTCCCTAAACACCAAAGCGTGCCTTTGGCGCTTCATTTCACCGAGCATTATGCGCGCTTTATCCCTACGATTTTATCTGTGGCGATTCCCTTGATTCAAAGAGATGCGATAGGGCTTTTTCAAGTCGCTAACGCTTCTATCGCTACAACCATTCTCACGCACACCACTAAAAGAGCCTTAAACCATGTAACGATCAATGATCAGCGTTTGGGCGAGCGCCCTTATGGGGGTAATTTCAACATGCCAAGCGGGCATTCGTCTATGGTGGGTTTGGCGGTGGCGTTTTTAATGCGCCGTTATTCTTTTAAAAAATACTTGTGGCTCTTGCCTTTAATCCCTTTAACCATGCTCGCTCGCATTTATTTAGACATGCACACCATCGGCGCGGTGTTGGCCGGGCTTGGCACTGGAATGTTGTGCGTGGGTCTTTTTACAAGCCCCAAAAAACCTTAA
- a CDS encoding ATP-dependent Clp protease adaptor ClpS, whose amino-acid sequence MKMHQIPTPTMSQVIMLNDSITTAEFMVSALRDFFDKPLEEAQELMLSIHRDGDGVCGVYPYEIAIYKAVCVRDKARALKFPLRLMVQEVK is encoded by the coding sequence ATGAAAATGCATCAAATACCCACCCCCACCATGTCGCAAGTGATCATGCTTAATGACTCCATTACGACAGCGGAATTTATGGTTTCTGCTTTAAGGGATTTTTTTGACAAGCCTTTAGAAGAAGCTCAAGAGCTCATGCTAAGCATCCATCGTGATGGCGATGGGGTTTGTGGCGTTTATCCTTATGAAATCGCCATATATAAGGCGGTATGCGTGAGGGATAAAGCCAGAGCGTTAAAATTCCCTTTAAGATTAATGGTGCAAGAGGTAAAATAA
- the bioD gene encoding dethiobiotin synthase produces MLFISATNTNAGKTTCARLLAKYCNACGVKTILLKPIETGVNDAINHSSDAHLFLQDNRLLDRSLTLKDVSFYRYAKASAPLIAQQEEDPNDPIDTDNLIQRLHNFTKTYDLVIVEGAGGLCVPITLEENMLDFALKLKAKMLLISHDNLGLINDCLLNDFLLKSHQLDYKIAINLRGNNTAFYSVSLPYIELFNARSNNPIVIFQQSLKELMSFALK; encoded by the coding sequence ATGCTTTTTATCAGCGCGACTAACACCAATGCTGGAAAAACCACATGCGCTAGGCTATTAGCAAAATATTGCAACGCTTGTGGCGTTAAAACGATTTTATTAAAACCCATTGAAACGGGCGTTAATGACGCCATTAACCACTCTAGCGATGCGCACCTATTCTTACAGGATAACCGCCTTTTAGATCGCTCTTTAACCTTAAAAGACGTTTCATTCTATCGCTACGCTAAAGCTTCAGCCCCCCTCATCGCCCAACAAGAAGAAGATCCAAACGACCCCATTGATACGGATAATTTAATCCAACGCCTTCACAATTTCACCAAAACTTACGATTTAGTCATCGTTGAAGGGGCTGGAGGGTTATGCGTGCCTATCACTTTAGAAGAAAACATGCTGGATTTTGCCCTAAAATTAAAAGCCAAAATGCTTTTGATTAGCCATGACAATTTGGGTTTAATCAATGATTGTTTGTTGAATGACTTTTTATTGAAATCCCACCAATTAGACTATAAAATCGCTATCAATTTGAGAGGAAACAACACCGCTTTTTACAGCGTGAGCTTGCCCTATATTGAGCTTTTTAATGCACGCTCCAATAACCCCATTGTGATTTTCCAACAAAGCCTAAAAGAATTAATGAGCTTTGCCCTTAAATAA
- the icd gene encoding isocitrate dehydrogenase (NADP(+)) gives MAYNPKILQKPKEGEEITIKDGKLHVPNHPIIPFIEGDGIGSDITPAMIKVVDSAVQKAYKGEKKIAWYEVFVGEKCYQKFKDHKELSPEEQWLLPDTIEAINHYKVSVKGPLTTPIGEGFRSLNVALRQKMDLYVCLRPVRWYGSPSPVKEPQKVDMVIFRENSEDIYAGIEWQEGSAEAKKLIHFLQNELKVKKIRFPESSGVGIKPISKEGTERLVRKAIEYAIDNDKPSVTFVHKGNIMKYTEGAFMKWGYALAQKEFNAQVIDKGPWCSLKNPKTGKEIIIKDMIADAFLQQILLRPSEYSVIATMNLNGDYISDALAAMVGGIGIAPGANLNDTVGMFEATHGTAPKYAGLDKVNPGSIILSAEMMLRHMGWVEAADLIVSAMEKAIKSKKVTYDFARLMDGAKEVKCSEFASVMIENM, from the coding sequence ATGGCTTACAACCCTAAAATTTTACAAAAACCTAAAGAGGGCGAAGAAATTACGATTAAAGACGGCAAATTGCATGTGCCAAACCACCCCATTATCCCTTTCATTGAGGGCGATGGCATTGGATCAGACATTACCCCGGCGATGATTAAAGTGGTGGATAGCGCGGTTCAAAAGGCTTATAAGGGCGAGAAAAAAATCGCATGGTATGAAGTGTTTGTGGGCGAAAAATGCTATCAAAAATTCAAAGACCATAAAGAGTTAAGCCCTGAAGAGCAATGGCTCTTACCGGACACTATTGAAGCGATCAACCACTATAAAGTCTCTGTTAAAGGGCCTTTGACCACGCCTATTGGTGAGGGGTTTAGATCTTTGAATGTGGCGTTACGCCAAAAAATGGATTTGTATGTGTGCTTGAGACCGGTTCGGTGGTATGGGAGTCCTAGCCCGGTGAAAGAACCACAAAAAGTGGATATGGTGATTTTTAGAGAAAATTCTGAAGACATTTATGCGGGCATTGAATGGCAAGAAGGCAGCGCGGAAGCGAAAAAACTCATCCATTTTTTACAAAATGAACTAAAGGTTAAAAAAATCCGCTTCCCTGAAAGCAGTGGCGTAGGGATAAAACCCATCAGTAAAGAAGGCACAGAGAGGCTAGTGAGAAAAGCGATTGAATACGCGATTGATAACGACAAGCCAAGCGTGACTTTTGTGCATAAAGGCAACATCATGAAATACACTGAGGGGGCGTTCATGAAATGGGGCTATGCGCTCGCTCAAAAAGAATTTAACGCTCAAGTCATTGATAAAGGCCCATGGTGTTCTTTGAAAAACCCTAAAACCGGTAAAGAAATCATCATTAAAGACATGATCGCTGACGCGTTTTTGCAACAAATCTTATTGCGCCCTAGCGAATACAGTGTCATTGCGACCATGAATTTGAATGGGGATTATATCTCTGATGCGTTAGCGGCGATGGTGGGGGGTATTGGTATCGCTCCTGGGGCTAATCTCAATGACACGGTGGGCATGTTTGAAGCCACCCATGGTACCGCTCCTAAATACGCCGGGCTGGATAAAGTCAATCCGGGGTCTATTATTTTGAGCGCAGAAATGATGTTAAGGCATATGGGTTGGGTGGAAGCGGCTGATTTGATCGTTTCTGCGATGGAAAAAGCGATTAAGAGCAAGAAAGTCACTTATGATTTCGCTCGTTTAATGGATGGGGCTAAAGAAGTGAAATGCTCTGAATTCGCTAGCGTGATGATTGAAAACATGTGA
- a CDS encoding SabA family sialic acid-binding adhesin yields the protein MKKKFLSLTLGSLLVSALSAEDNGFFVSAGYQIGESAQMVKNTKGIQDLSDSYERLNNLLTNYSVLNALIRQSADPNAINNARGNLNASAKNLINDKKNSPAYQAVLLALNAAAGLWQVMSYAISPCGPGKDTSKNGGVQTFHNTPSNQWGGTTITCGTTGYEPGPYSILSTENYAKINKAYQIIQKAFGSSGKDIPALSDTNTELKFTINKNNGNTNTNNNGEEIITKNNAQVLLEQASTIITTLNSACPWINNGGAGGASSGSLWEGIYLKGDGSACGIFKNEISAIQDMIKNAAIAVEQSKIVAANAQNQRNLDTGKTFNPYKDANFAQSMFANAKAQAEILNRAQAVVKDFERIPEAFVKDSLGVCHEVQNGHLRGTPSGTVTDNTWGAGCAYVGETVTNLKDSIAHFGDQAERIHNARNLAYTLANFSSQYQKLGEHYDSITAALSSLPDAQSLQNVVSKKTNPNSPQGIQDNYYIDSNIHSQVQSRSQELGSNPFRRAGLIAASTTNNGAMNGIGFQVGYKQFFGKNKRWGARYYGFVDYNHTYNKSQFFNASSDVWTYGVGSDLLVNFINDKATKHNKISFGAFGGIALAGTSWLNSQYVNLANVNNYYKAKINTANFQFLFNLGLRTNLARNKRRGADHSAQHGMELGVKIPTINTNYYSLLGTTLQYRRLYSVYLNYVFAY from the coding sequence ATGAAGAAAAAATTTCTGTCATTAACCTTAGGTTCGCTTTTAGTTTCCGCTTTAAGCGCTGAAGACAACGGCTTTTTTGTAAGCGCCGGCTATCAAATCGGCGAATCCGCTCAAATGGTGAAAAACACCAAAGGCATTCAAGATCTTTCAGACAGCTATGAAAGATTGAACAATCTTTTAACGAATTATAGCGTCCTAAACGCTCTCATCAGGCAGTCCGCCGACCCCAACGCTATCAATAACGCAAGGGGCAATTTGAACGCTAGTGCGAAGAATTTAATCAATGACAAAAAGAATTCCCCGGCGTATCAAGCCGTGCTTTTAGCCTTGAATGCGGCAGCGGGGTTGTGGCAAGTCATGAGCTATGCGATCAGCCCTTGTGGTCCCGGTAAAGACACAAGCAAAAATGGAGGCGTTCAAACTTTCCACAACACGCCATCAAATCAATGGGGAGGCACTACCATTACTTGTGGCACTACTGGTTATGAACCAGGACCATACAGCATTTTATCCACCGAAAATTACGCGAAAATCAATAAAGCTTATCAAATCATCCAAAAGGCTTTTGGGAGCAGCGGAAAAGATATTCCTGCCTTAAGCGACACCAACACAGAACTCAAATTCACAATCAATAAAAATAATGGAAACACGAATACGAATAATAATGGAGAAGAAATTATTACAAAAAATAACGCTCAAGTTCTTTTAGAACAGGCTAGCACCATTATAACTACCCTTAATAGCGCATGCCCATGGATCAATAATGGTGGTGCAGGTGGTGCGAGTAGTGGTAGTTTATGGGAAGGAATATATTTGAAAGGCGATGGGAGCGCGTGCGGGATTTTTAAAAATGAAATCAGCGCGATTCAAGACATGATCAAAAACGCTGCAATAGCCGTAGAGCAATCCAAGATCGTTGCTGCAAACGCGCAAAACCAGCGCAACCTAGACACCGGGAAGACATTCAACCCCTATAAAGACGCCAACTTCGCCCAAAGCATGTTCGCTAACGCTAAAGCGCAAGCGGAGATTTTAAACCGCGCCCAAGCAGTGGTGAAAGACTTTGAAAGAATCCCTGAAGCCTTTGTAAAAGACTCTTTAGGGGTGTGCCATGAAGTGCAAAATGGCCATCTCCGTGGCACGCCATCCGGCACGGTAACTGATAACACTTGGGGAGCCGGTTGCGCGTATGTGGGAGAGACCGTAACGAATTTAAAAGACAGCATCGCTCATTTTGGCGACCAAGCCGAGCGAATCCATAACGCGCGCAACCTCGCCTACACTTTAGCGAATTTCAGCAGTCAGTATCAAAAGCTAGGCGAACACTATGACAGCATCACAGCGGCGCTCTCTAGCTTGCCTGATGCGCAATCTTTACAAAATGTGGTGAGCAAAAAGACTAACCCTAATAGCCCGCAAGGCATACAGGATAACTACTATATTGACTCCAATATCCATTCTCAAGTGCAATCTAGGAGTCAGGAACTCGGCAGTAACCCTTTCAGGCGCGCCGGCTTAATCGCCGCTTCTACCACCAATAACGGCGCGATGAATGGGATCGGCTTTCAAGTGGGCTATAAGCAATTCTTTGGGAAAAACAAACGATGGGGCGCAAGGTATTACGGCTTTGTGGATTACAACCACACCTATAACAAATCCCAATTTTTCAACGCTTCTTCTGATGTTTGGACTTATGGCGTGGGGAGCGATTTGTTAGTGAATTTCATCAACGATAAAGCCACTAAACACAATAAGATTTCTTTTGGCGCGTTTGGCGGTATCGCCTTAGCCGGGACTTCATGGCTTAATTCTCAGTATGTGAATTTGGCGAATGTGAACAATTACTATAAGGCCAAAATCAACACGGCGAATTTCCAATTCTTATTCAATCTGGGCTTAAGGACCAATCTCGCCAGAAATAAGAGGAGAGGCGCTGATCATAGCGCGCAACATGGCATGGAATTAGGCGTGAAGATCCCCACGATCAACACGAATTACTATTCTTTGCTAGGCACTACCTTGCAATACAGAAGGCTTTATAGCGTGTATCTCAACTATGTGTTCGCTTACTAA
- a CDS encoding DUF1523 family protein, with protein MIKFVRNVVLFILTAIFLALMLLVSYCMPHYSVAVISGVEVKRMNENENTPNNKEVKTLARDVYFVQTYDPKDKKSVTVYRNEDTRFSFPFYFKFNSADISALAQSLVNQQVEVQYYGWQINLFNMFPNVIFLKPLKESAEMSKPVFSWILYALLLVGFFISARSVCALFKGKAH; from the coding sequence TTGATAAAATTTGTGCGTAATGTGGTTTTATTCATTTTAACAGCGATCTTTTTAGCGCTCATGCTTTTAGTGAGTTATTGCATGCCCCATTATAGCGTGGCTGTCATTAGTGGGGTGGAAGTCAAAAGAATGAATGAAAATGAAAACACGCCCAATAATAAGGAAGTAAAAACCCTTGCCAGGGATGTCTATTTTGTGCAAACTTACGACCCTAAGGATAAAAAAAGCGTGACCGTTTATCGCAATGAAGACACGCGTTTTAGCTTTCCTTTTTATTTTAAGTTTAATTCGGCTGATATTTCAGCTCTCGCTCAAAGTTTAGTCAACCAGCAAGTGGAAGTGCAATACTATGGCTGGCAGATCAATTTGTTTAACATGTTCCCTAATGTGATTTTTTTAAAACCCTTAAAAGAGAGCGCTGAGATGTCAAAACCCGTTTTTAGCTGGATTTTATACGCCTTGCTACTAGTGGGCTTTTTTATCAGCGCGCGCTCTGTTTGCGCTTTATTTAAGGGCAAAGCTCATTAA
- a CDS encoding citrate synthase — MSVTLINNENNERYEFETIECTRGPKAVDFSKLFETTGFFSYDPGYSSTAGCQSKISYINGKKGELYYRGHRIEDLVAKYKYVDVCRLLLTGELPKNQDESLEFELELRHRSFVHESLLNMFSAFPSNAHPMAKLSSGVSILSTLYSTHQNMHTEEDYQTMARRIVAKIPTLAAICYRNEVGAPIIYPDIARSYVENILFMLRGYPYSRLKHTTQGEVEITPLEVEAFDKILTLHADHGQNASSTTVRNVASTGVHPYAAISAGISALWGHLHGGANEKVLLQLEEIGDVKNVDKYIARVKDKNDNFKLMGFGHRVYKSYDPRAKILKGLKDELHQKGVKMDERLSEIAAKVEEIALKDEYFIERNLYPNVDFYSGTILRALKIPVRFFTPVFVIGRTVGWCAQLLEHVKSPQARITRPRQVYVGD, encoded by the coding sequence ATGTCTGTTACTTTAATCAATAATGAAAATAATGAACGCTATGAATTTGAAACGATTGAATGCACTCGTGGGCCTAAAGCGGTGGATTTTTCCAAGCTTTTTGAAACGACCGGGTTTTTTTCCTACGATCCAGGATATTCTTCTACCGCTGGGTGCCAATCTAAAATCAGCTATATCAATGGCAAAAAAGGCGAATTGTATTACAGAGGGCATAGGATAGAAGATTTAGTCGCCAAATACAAATATGTGGATGTGTGCAGGCTATTACTCACAGGGGAATTACCCAAAAATCAAGATGAAAGCTTGGAATTTGAACTGGAATTACGCCACAGGAGTTTTGTGCATGAGAGCTTATTGAACATGTTTTCAGCTTTCCCTAGCAACGCCCACCCTATGGCGAAACTCTCTAGCGGAGTGTCTATTTTATCCACCCTTTATTCCACGCACCAAAACATGCACACTGAAGAAGATTACCAGACTATGGCCAGAAGGATTGTCGCTAAAATCCCCACGCTTGCGGCTATTTGCTATCGTAATGAAGTGGGAGCACCCATCATTTATCCGGATATCGCGCGCTCTTATGTGGAAAATATCCTTTTCATGCTGAGAGGTTACCCTTATAGCCGCTTAAAACACACCACTCAAGGCGAAGTGGAAATCACGCCCCTAGAAGTGGAAGCTTTTGATAAAATCCTAACTTTGCACGCCGATCATGGGCAAAACGCCTCTTCTACCACGGTAAGGAATGTCGCTAGCACCGGCGTACATCCTTATGCCGCCATTAGCGCGGGCATTAGCGCTTTATGGGGGCATTTGCATGGCGGAGCGAATGAAAAAGTGCTTTTACAATTAGAAGAAATCGGCGATGTGAAAAATGTGGATAAATATATCGCACGCGTGAAAGACAAAAACGACAATTTCAAACTCATGGGCTTTGGGCATAGGGTGTATAAAAGCTACGATCCGCGTGCCAAAATCTTAAAAGGCCTAAAAGACGAACTGCACCAAAAAGGCGTTAAAATGGACGAGAGGTTGAGCGAAATCGCTGCGAAAGTGGAAGAAATCGCCCTAAAAGATGAGTATTTCATTGAAAGGAATCTCTACCCCAATGTGGATTTTTACTCTGGCACCATTTTAAGGGCTTTAAAAATCCCAGTGCGTTTCTTCACGCCGGTGTTTGTCATTGGCAGAACCGTGGGCTGGTGCGCTCAACTATTAGAGCATGTCAAAAGCCCGCAAGCTAGGATCACACGCCCAAGACAAGTTTATGTAGGGGATTAA
- a CDS encoding universal stress protein, with protein sequence MNILFGISDTQECYNAIKFAVKLAHSLKEVRFTLLHVSMEVFIYSESGMMDYGQTEALEEEKAKALLKQFEDAFKKENIECESVLKSGDLIDVVLDMAKDYDLLLIGASESNLLYRLFISHQNSLVEQSSIPVVIAK encoded by the coding sequence ATGAATATTTTATTTGGGATTAGCGACACGCAAGAATGTTATAACGCTATTAAATTCGCTGTCAAATTAGCCCATTCGCTTAAAGAGGTCCGTTTCACCTTGTTGCATGTGAGCATGGAAGTGTTTATTTATAGCGAAAGCGGGATGATGGATTACGGCCAAACAGAAGCCTTAGAAGAAGAAAAGGCTAAGGCTTTGTTAAAGCAATTTGAAGACGCTTTCAAAAAAGAAAATATAGAGTGCGAGAGCGTTTTAAAGAGCGGTGATTTGATTGATGTGGTCTTGGATATGGCTAAGGATTATGATTTGTTATTGATCGGGGCGAGCGAATCCAATTTGTTGTATCGTTTGTTCATTTCGCACCAAAATAGCCTTGTTGAGCAATCCAGTATCCCTGTTGTGATCGCTAAGTAG